The stretch of DNA AGGCTGCCACAGTCAGGTGGCAGGAGAAATGAGACCAGCCACTCTTTCAAGCAATACTGTTGATCTCATGCAGGTTATTTCTATTGTCTCTATTTGGAAGTACATTGGAATGGGTTGGCATGAAGTACAGCAAGGCAAAACCAAATTCAGCAACATGTTGTTGCATGCTTGGCCACATTGTCAAGCTTTCCATTTTCCTGAGAACCACAACATGTTGCCAGAGCTAGATGTGGCTGATGCTAACTGGCCACAGCAGATGAGGCTGTCTGATCTGCTGCCAAAACATTTACCTCCATGGTGTAGTTGGTGTGCTTGTTGTCAAAGATAAGCGCTTCCTGGATCTGTTGGTGGTCTCCTTCCAACTGGTCAATCTTTGGTTTGTAATTCACAATGCTTTTCTCATACTGCCGCAAGTGGTTGAGCTGGTCCTCCAAGGTCCCATGCATCTCTATTGAAATGCGGCCAATCTCCTGCATTAGCAAAGCCAAAGGAGTTAGACCCCATTGGAAGCACAAGCCTCAACATGCTTGACATTTATTGCAGCTATTTCACGCTCACACAGGATGATGATTCAAAAAAAATCTCACGGAGCAGTTACTTTAAATGAGCCAAGACAGTGTCAGCAAAAATTTTAGCAGAGCCCTGAACATTTTCCAAGTGAGGTGAGTCATGAGATGTGTCTCATACAAGGatacaaaagaaatggaaactgcAGTCCATAAGATAGTACTGTACCAAGCCAGATCTTTTTCTGATGTACTGTCTGCCACTAAGTTAGTCCCTTCATACAGACATATTTCTGTAATTGCTCTCTTCTTTACAGCTCCTGCCATCAGTAATagctttgtatttttccatttcatcaaCTCCAATTACTTTAACTCAAATCTCACCTAAAGAAAGAAGAACTCCCTTAAAAATATGTCTCCTCTACTGTTGTGTGATATGCTAATTGTATTCATTTTGTCATGTGTATCAAGACTATTGCTGTGAAAGCCGTTACAGAAAATATGCCTCTGATCTGGGGTTTTTAACTTGCTGCATATAAACACAACTCTATTAAAATACCAGTGTTCCCCATTTTAAGTCATGTTTTTTATCTCTGTACTAAAGAGTTAGGGGAAGAAAAGTACAAGAACTTCAGTAACTGGTATCAATCTTGGGATTCTCcatattttctgtgaaacattCTCTTGCTGTAACCTGAAGGAAGAAATGACCATGACAATGGTCAAGAAAGACCAAGGACAAGAATATCAGTGAGGATCACAGAGGAAAACATACTCTTTCAAAATGAGCAAAGCACTACCTCCATCTTGGTCTGGATCCAGGGTCCAATGACATTGGCTTGTGCACCAAACTGTTTACGAAGTCTTTCATTTTGCTGCTGGCGAGCATGTTCTTCCATCAGGGCTTGATCCCTTCTGGGAACCAGTTGCCGCACCTACAGCAAAGAGTAACAAAGTGTGCAGTTTATACATACAGAGGCACATATATAGTAAATGTAGAAATTGCCACAAGGAAGGGAGGAGTGGGTGTTTGCACTGAAAACAAGCAGTCATATAGTTTAGGACACGGTGAGAAGGCTTATGGAATGTGAATCCTATCTGCTGTAGGGTGCATGCTGCAAACTCATCTCGGGCAATGGAAGACCAGAAGAAGCTTCCGTTCACCACTTGGGTTTTTGGTGGCTCATGTTAACTGAATTGCAGGACCCTGTTCAGATCTCACTTTGGTGATCTTGTTTGGTAGCAAGAACCATCAGCACAGCTGGTATGAAGAGTAGCTGCTCTTTTAGGATTACAACAAGGGAAAGCTACTGGGCTGTGGACGTAAAACATCTGAAGGGTCTAATGGTGAAAAAGGATACTGAGTCACATGCCATACTTACTTGCTTGTCAGGTCAACTGAGGACTGAAAACCTCAAAGCTTTTAATTTAGCatctttcattataaaaataGCAAGTACAAGGGATCAAACATCCCTTAGGCATTTATATGAAAGATGTCTCCTACTTTCCAAGCACATGGCAACTGAGCcgaaaacaaatgacaaaaaaaacccccaaaaactcaGCAGTAAGCATGAAAGGGTAACTGAAGAGTAAATAATCCCCTTCCTGGGGCCTCAGTGATTGAGCAGTGGCATCCTCCCACACTAACTTGCAAGGCTGGAAAGAACTCACATGTTCCCATTTGCCATTGATCTCATGTGGGGTGATCGTAGTGTAAGGATTCGTTCCTGCCATGTTAACATGGTATGTCTGGACAATCTTTGAGACTTCATTGTGGATTCCCAGGATGGCCTGTCGCTCCTTGTCGGCATCTGGCAAAGTGGCTTTGAACTGTTCGTGCGCTGTGGTCAATCCCTGCAGAAGgaaggcagcagcaaagggagGGTAAGAGCATTAGTTACTGAATAGCCTCTTCAGCAAATGTATCACTGCAGAAGTAACTGCAAAAGCTTACATATTCCCAGGATACAAAGCAGGCTACTCTAACACACTTTTCAGGTTCTCTCAGCATCAGTGAACAGGCTGTTTTAAGTAGTTAAATGATGTGAAGTctcattttccctctgtttctgtcCCATGTTGACCAGTGACAGAGATCACATCCCAAAAAATGGTGGAATAATTCTGGCTCATAATTTAGGGGGAACTATTTCTCCAACACTGCTCCAGGGACTGCCTGTCAGCCCCTTTGGGAAGAAGATCTGACTACTAGCATTACCTTAAAGCAGTCATGTCTCACTAGTGTAAATGtgccatgtttttcttttcccattaggTATGCACTAGTTCTACACCTAAGATAACTCCAGATTAATAGTAAAAGTCAGATTCAGTCTGATCAGAGTCAGTTAGAACTAGGTGAAGGTCTTCAGCCAACTGCAAACTTGCACAGGAAACATATGCTCCTCCTGCTGAAAAACAGCTCCTTCTCCCTGAACACAACAGGCCCTTTCTGTTTCCCATCTTGCTGCAGTGCCCAGACTCTGCTCCAAGGACCGATGGTAGGGGCACGCTTGCTGGTAGTTTGTGGACAGCTGACAAGCCAGTTGGTCCTGGCTCATCTCCCACTGCTTCTACAGGCCTTTAAGGTACTTCATCCCAGATGCCTGGAAGATCAAGACTAGGGAAGCAAATGCAGGGAAAAAGGCAACAAAACGAGTGGGGGACAGAGAGGCATGTGCAGGGATAATCGAGGGAACAGTGTGGACAGAAGAAGGAATGAAAGTAAACTGTATAATTGACCACTCTTTTACAACACACACTGTAACTACTTTTTGTAAAATTCCTTCCTTACATGGTGACTCATTACATTGCAGCTGCTGCAGTGGCCATAGAGATGTAATGCAAGTCTAGGGGGCTGGGAAAGATATGGCAAACAGTCACAAAGAGATGATGGAAGTGTTTAAATGCTGTTCAGATTTGTTCTGCGTTAATGAAAGCCTTAATGAACCCCTTTGTTCAGTAGAGAAGGCTAGAAGAAACAAGTAGCAGCTCAGTAACAGAGCTGATATGAGGCTAGGGCTATTTCACTACCCCTTCACTGCCCTGGCTGCGTAGTGTCCCCTGTTGGACTCCCATTCACTGCCTCACTGATGGCCACATTGTTGTCAGCCATTCCTGCAAAGAGCTGACTTGGATTCTTTTCATAAGCCCATCAAGCAGGAGAAATAGAAGTCCCCACTGCAACCCAGGAAGAGTAATTCCTGCTCTCAAAGGTCTGAAAATTACCTGTAGATACCTCAAGTTGCTTTCGTAACACCCTTTCAGAAGGGGGAAAACTGAGATATTGTCTCTGTTGCCTTGCAGGAGGCAAGAAGACTTTTGCTTCAAATCCTAATCCACTACCAAAGCAGACAATTACTGCCCTCGTGGCACATCCTATCACATAGGACCAGATGACCTGGTCATGACATTGTATAGGGCAACTGACCTGCAGAACCTGCAAGCAGCATTAAGCTTTGCTCATgtgggttaaaaaaaccccacaagaccCTAAAAGAGAGTCACTCAATTTTCAGGCTTTCATTAATAAGGTTCTGGAGTTACACTGAATAATCCACTGTCACTTCTTTGTGTCCAGCTAGGATGGTGTGAGCACATTTCATACCTATTCAGATCCAGGTTTTTGGAGGAAATCAAGGAAAAACAtactcctttttgtttcttttgctaagGCTCACTCACTAGAGCAGAAGCACCAAAACATGACCTACAAATTCGGCACCACTAGGAATCCAGGAGACCCGACTTCCCTCTATCCCAACCTGATTGGTGCAGATGACTACTCTGTACCTGGATCTCCTCAATGGTGTGAACAATGAATGTGTCCTGCAGGTCCTCCATGGCCCCTTCCATCCAGTTATTAAAAGGGGCAGCTCGTTTGGCATATTCCAGGTACAACTGGTCAATTGTTTCCAGTAGCTTCTCTGTCCTCTgcacatgcacaaaaaaagaaagaaaatcagaaaaaatggtTAGAGAAGAATAATCATTATAGATAGGTGGGTTGGCTGAGCTGCTCCTTCCTTTCAGACCTCCTAGGTGCTCCCAGGACAGCACTACAGTAGAAGTCTCTCTGCTGTTAAGAGATTACACACAGGACGGATTTTTTACTCTGATGGAAAAATCTGAggtcttttgaaataaaacaaggaCAGTCTTTTCAAGcagaacaaaattacaaaacacagaaaagtagaaataaatcAATAGCCTGAGCAAACGAATGGCACTATAATTGGgctggaagaggaaaagcaggCTAAATATACTGAAATGTAGCCCTTATTTACCATCCGGGATGTTCTAGGAGTGCACAAAAGAGCTGAAATTGGTTGCTCGTGCCTGCTGCAGCTTGCTTTTCCACAAATGACCTACCCACGTAATCCCAAAGGTCCAAGTTGTAACAGGTCTCACCTCCAAGGCTTCTCTACGTTTCTGGGTTAGGGCACCCAGATTATCCCACTGATCACAGATCTTCTGGCACCTGGCATTGACACTGGGAGAGTCGTAGTAGTCCAGCTCACTAtaaggggtgggggaaaaaaggacaagAAGTCAAATAAAGACCTtttagagaagaaagagaaacccATTAGAAGTCTTCATCAGCTTTCAGGACTGATTCAAAGAGCTCATGGTCTCTGCAAGTAAAGCCAGCCAGGAAGACAGCAGTATCTCGTTTTAGAGACACTGTATGTTATAGTACATCAAACAgcacagaacaggaagaaaaacaaccaccacccaaGCCCTCAACAAACACTGGTGCTGGCTGCCTGATGGGAATAACTTGGCACTGGTGGAAGGGAGTATACACTTTTGCTCAAACTGAGAATAAACAGATTATGAGCAGAGCAATATGCCCCTGTATTCTGCTTAAGAACATTGTGCAGGCTAACCACCTGTATCTCGCACATCAGAATGGGCAGCAAAGATTTTACTATGAATGCAAAGAAACTGCTTAAGATTGTTCTAAGAGTTGGATAGTACAGGTGCCAAGTAATAGCTAAATTACACAATCCATTCATTTATTTAGGACAATCCCAGAATTACAGTGTAGGTTTCTCTCCTATATGCCTGACAGGGAGTGCTTTGCTGAGATGTCTATAGGTGGGCACAGGCTGGAAGACAGGCTGGTAAGAGTATCGCTGGGGAAAGGAGAGCACGGGGGTAAGCTGAAGCTTCTGGTCTTGTATTGATTGCTTTGTGCTCTTGGTTCTGCACATGGTCAAAGAGGGAGAAACCGGCAGGCAGAGGGAGACCAGCCAAGCTGGGAAGTGTCAGCcttgaaagagaaagcagaataaCTCACTGGGCTACTGAGTGACCCTGGGCCATGTGATGAGCATTTCTATAAGCAGGTTTAAACAGTTTCCTCTTGCCTCCCCCAGCCTTGTTTCTTCCAACCATGGTATTGCCCTTCTGCGGTGTGTGGGCACAACTGTTGATGGAGTCTTGCGGTAAACTAGTCAGGAAACCGATTTGggctaaaaataactttttctttgctGGGTTTTTAATCCAGATCAGTTCCTTGATCTCCTTTGCTGCAGAGCCAGCACTGCAGATGAAAGAACTGCTTCTGAAAGCCTGGCTTGTAACACACCCATGCTGGACCACTACTGCTGGGGAGTGGAATGTGCCATGCCCGCAAACACGCCTGGCATGGGCAGCTGCAGTAGCTTCCTCCAGACCCTCTCCATCTCCCTGGCAGTGTATTTCTGGGGGAGAAAAGAGCTCAACCATGGTTTTTCAGGGCATGGCCTCTTTGCTGAGATGGAAAATGGATTTTGGAAGGATGACAGAGCCGCTCTTCTCACACTTTGGAAGAAATCACCTCTCCCCCATATTAAGGCCCAGCCTTCCCTGTTGCTCTTAGAGCTGCAGCTGCTTTGGCTGGCATGTAGCATGTGCTTTGGAAGTGACAGGTCAGCTAATGCTTGCTGACTAGCCAGCCTCGGTTTTAATCGTACTGACATGGAGGATTGCCTTGAACGCTCCTCCTGTTCCAAGGTCAATCCTCCAGTGGACAAGGGAGCAATTCCGTAAATCTGTGTTGTTAAAGGAGATAATGATCTTGATCCAATTATCCtgattttttagagaaaaaacagtctttcagcCCCAAAGTACTGATCTTAGCCCAGACACTAACTTGACATAGGCCAGTgtgatatataaatatttttaaaataggaaacaaAGTCAACGCCAAGTTGTTCAGAGTGTTTTTGCCAAGAAACATGCACAGTTTCAAAAtttctctccctgtgctgcagagaCCAGCTCTTTACCTGCCTGCTATCCCTAGTAATCAACTTCCTGCCCTGAGGAGACCCCATTTGTCCTGGTAACCTGTGTCACTCGTCACTCCAGGAAAGGGAGTGGAAGTGAAGTTTTCCAAGCCGGGGGAAGCAGGAagggagctgagctgctgtgggGATGCCCTGGAGCAAGTGCCGACCAGAGTCCATAGGTGTGGAGCTCCTGGGACAAAGAGCTGGGGGTGGCAGCAGAGGCCACGATGGGCTCAAGcatcagcagattttttttcctgccagaaaaaggaggatttttttgaTAAAAGAGAACAAACTGAAGGCCTGCTATCCTCTGCTGTTTTCTACTGTTCCTGGAAAAGTATGACGGCGTTACAACTCTGAAACCTAGCAGGCACCAGCGGCAGGTCAGACTCTTTAGGAAAGGGTTCACAGCAGCATAACGAGCTGGAAGAGGATGGAAACTTGGCTTGGGGATATAATTCTGCCACCCCCTCATCAGCACCCACGACTCATCCGTTTTCTGGCCTGCTCTTGTGCTGCATCCGGATACTGGAGAGCAGTATCCTAGATACCGTTTGGAAACACTGGGACTTCCCAACATTTTTGTATGGAGATTGATTTATGGCTCGCCAGAGGGCAGGGGGCAACGCTGATTAAGTCTCTCTGGCCACAAGGATGGGATGTGTGCCGGGGTGCCGTACTTCAGCTCTTGTGCAATAGCAGCAATCTGTTCCACGCGGTCCTGGTGTGCAGCCAGGTCGCTCTCAAAGGCCTCATGTTTCTTCAGCAGGGCCTTTATCTCCGAGAGGGTAGCAGTTTCGTAATCCTTCTGCTGCAGCATTGCTTCCTTACCTGGGGAGGGAGCCAAAGGACAGGAGAATGAAGGGCAGGACCCAATGCCCCCAGAGCCATCTCCCCACCCCAGACACCCTCAAAAGGGCATCTGCCCCACTCCAGACACCCTGCTCGAGGCTTGCCCTCATGTGTGCTGGCCTAGAGATGCACAATCCTCACTTTCAAACCACAGACCGTGAGTCTGCCATTAGCAACAGTGAAGGGCACATAGTAGAGCTCAAGCTAGTGCTGTCACAGTTTATACTGGACTAGTCTCAGTGTATGCAAACTGGGCTATGCTGGTCCTGTAAATGCCAGCTGTTGCATTTACTGTACGGtaacttttcctctgctctgtagCTCTTTTCTATCCAAAGTTCTCACTTTGCAACAGTTAGGGAATGCCAATGTGGCCGCGTTATGTAGCAGAACAGAGATCAAGCTGATTTTCATACATTCTTTTCTAATAAAGTAAGAAATGAATGTAGCATTCTTgagaggaaaatctcatggaagCACCTATGCATGATccatctcttcctccctacaTAATGGACAGCACCATGTCAGGCAATAGGAAGCAGGTAGGTTGGCATTACCATCTGTCCAAGACTCATGAATGGACGCCTTCTGCCGGAACTTCTCTGCCAGGTGATCCAGCCTCTCTAGCCTCCGGATCTCATTCAACAACCACTCCTCATAGCCCTTCTCAGCCTGCTCTAGGCCACCCCAGGCATTGTTTATATCCTAGAGACAGAAGCACaagaagaaaaggcattttaGAAAATAGGGGGAAAGTTGTACATCAGCATTAGTCTCCAGAGCTATACGGCGTCCAACTGGTTGGAGGGAGCGGATGTAGGCTTTTAATCTCATAGTGTTGTGCAAACAGGTCAGGAAGACGAAGTGCCAGACTTAAGATAAGCAGGACTAGCAGTATCAGGATATGCTTGTCTGCACGAGAGTCCCTGTTGAAACACTTCCCCACATGAAACTTGAACAAAACCATTCTTCAATTAGAAAAAATAAGAGGCACTTAGACATCTCCTCATAAAGACATGCAACTTGTGAAGAGCCTTAGTCTGGTTTAGATACAGGGAAGCAATGATCGCTTGACCCTCTCTTATTATAGCCTCACCGAACTATATTCTGTAGGGTTCCTACCACAGAATAGCTCACTCTGAAGGTGGGCTGTGCTCTGCCCACCCATGGGCACAAAAGGAGTCCCATTTTTTAGGCATGGTTGAGGTATATACGAGCAGTTAGCCCCACTCACCGAGACCATTTTCCCTTCTGAAGGCATGAAGGCTGGCCTGTTGCTGAGCCGCAGCTTGGTCTGCAAGGTGTTGAAATTGATCTCAAGTTGGCACTTCTCTTGGACCTTGGGGGGCTTGTGGAGGCGGCGGTAGTCCCGGAAGTCCTCCAGTTTCTGCTGCATGGCTTGCATGGTGTTCTCTGGGGCCCGGTTCTCCAGCCAGGGGATGGTGCGACGGATCCACTCCAGCAGCTGGAAAGAGCAATGACAAGCCTCGAACTGAAAATTGTGTCAAAACTACAGGTGTTGCTCTGAATTCATTAGGGACAGTTTACTTTTATGTTTGCTGCCAGAAAGATTCTGCCACCAGCAGGGCTTGTAAAGAAAAGTTTGCCAGCTtttttggatgtattttttttttaatgagcagcCCATTCCCCACCACACTAAGTAGTTCCGCTTGTTGCAGTACTGCCAATCCAACATGCTTAAGCCATAGCTTTCGCACAATTGGGACCAAACTATGTCCTCAGATTACACTAAAGCCTTAGAGTTTTGCTGGAGTGTTGCATAACTAAAGGATGCTGTAAGTCATATTATCTCCAGAAGGGTCTGACAGGAGAAATCAAGTTCTTGCCTCCAGTTACACTTTTCCCACTCTAGCTCCCTTGAAGTCAGTGTTGCTCTTTGAAAAGCCCTCTTTAGCCAACCTACCTGGGGACCCAGCAAAATGTTAATGCAATAGGCAGTCTATACTGTGAATGGAGTAGTGTCCCATGCTTTTCAGACCAGGCTGAAACCAGGCTCATGGGCTATGTTTGCTCTTCTGTTCTCCATCTTCCCCTCCCTACTTATCTTCCACAAACACAGTCCAGTCCACATTTGGTCACTTCTGTAGTTTCACAGCTGTCAGTCTGCCAGCCTTCTCAGTTAACCAAAGCAGCCTCCAGCTTGTATCTTACACAGATTCTTTCCAACTGTCAGCAAACACATATTTCTTTCCTCAATTATCTCTAACTTCCATTCTCTCCGATCCAATTCATGACTTCTGCAGTACATCAGCATACAATTTGTATGAAAGATGTTACAAAATTGTATAGTCCTGAGGAATGCAACTTAGAGCAGCTTgattcttcctttaattttagCATTTATGCAGCTGCTCTTATTAAACTGATAAACTCAAAGCTGCTTTATGGAAGCTTTCTATTTTAAAGCAGATTGCTCTTCCCTTTAAGGTAAGTTCAATCTTTAATTTTTCTCAAGctagaaggggggaaaaaaaggattttccagGAAAACATGGGCCAATAGCATTCCCCAAAATTAGTTATCAGCGTTAAACGCAATTCCTTTCCACCACCCAGAAACCAACAGCACCATGGACACCTACATCACTGGCCAGTTTTTCATAGTCTTCCATGAGCTGTTCGTTTTCTTGGTTGACTGCCAGCACCTTGCAGATACGATTTGCTGCTGTCTCCGCctgacaaagagaagaaaaacagaagacgGGAAAAGTGTgaataaaaaatataaaccaaagcTTGCAGCTTAGCTTCCTGCTACATACCTGCAGGTAAAGTCTCCTACTCTTGGCTCTAGCAACCTGTCTGCACTTCAAAACATCTATCCTGACCTCTTTGCTTTCCATCTGACCTtctataataatttatttttcccttctcaggTGAATAAGTTACTTCAGAGATTCTCAGCTCTACTGATCCCACCCTATGTGTGGTGAGATAACCATGTTTCTATGCCTTTTCTGAAGCTGATTCTATGTGGGCCCTGTTGTTTACTTCCTACCAGAGGGCCCCTGGCTGCCTCTTTACAAAGACAGGGGGTTTCTGCCACCACCTCCACTGCCCTCACCAGCATTCAGAGCTGCAACACCAGTAACTGAGTGCTGTCAAGCTGATGAGACTCTCTACATGCTTTTACGCCAGGAAACAACTACCTAAACAGAGTTAATCCATAGACTGGACTTCAGAAAATTCCTAATTTTGTTTGGAAGATAAAGTGGTACATACTCTTCTTAACCTTAAATTCTGCCCAGCAGAGCTGTCTTCAAGCTTTCCCTGTATTTCTGGCACTCATTACAGggccacctcctccagcatcTTGCCACATGACACCTACCATATATTCAGGGTCTCATGATCcagctgaggattttttttttctcctttccggGTAATCTTTCTGCTTACTCTCCCAAAACAAGTCTCACCAAAAAAGAGCCTGTTATTACTAtttaggttgtttttttccattgtggGACCAAAACCTTGTTCTCTGCAGGGAGCTGAACATGTTAAAACATGAATTTGGAACAAAGTAAGGATCAGAAAAATCCCAGCTATGAACTCAGCAGCAGCCAGTCTGCCCTGGAGTGCCATGCATGTGTTTGGCATTGGGAACATACAACAGGCTGATCCTTGCGCAGCATGTACCTGTGGATATCACCTCCCTTTATCATTATCATGGTGGGTGCCATGCCACAAAGACCCAGAGGATATGCCCCTGTGAGGGGTCTCAGGGGATTGCTCAGCACCCTCTTACCACAGTACAGCTATTGTCCTAATgatctgttttaaattaaagtttgTACTTTAATGGGGTGGGTTTTGATATCCAGAGAAAACTTTATAGATACTGGGGAAGGTCCTAGAGCTACCCACAGGGCCTCTATGGAGTAGTCCTTACAGAGGCTAAGTGGAGATGAAGAGGAGAGTGTACGCGCCAACACCACAACAGACCAATTGCGAATGCTGTGTCCTGCCTTAAAACTTCATGTGGGACTGATGCCAAAAGAAGTTTTGCTGAGCTTATAGCTGGCAAGCTCCaccctttttctatttttaaaaggccttttattatatatttattcaATGTCCAAGGCCATTTGAGAAAAATCCTCTATTTTTTGCAGCTGATGCAAGGCAGCAAGAATAGCAATAAAGTCATAGGCTATACAGAGATGTATAGATTGCTAAGGTCCCAGGGGGTCTGGCAATCTTATTCATTTGTAAGAAGCTGTGAAAACATATATTCAGTCATCTGCCCCTTCACTAAAGTGGGCCAGCTAGCAGAAACACAGATATTAACCAATTTAAAACATATCAGAGGGACCTGTACAGGAGAAAGAgcaatttcacttaaaaaaaaaaaataatctgcaaaaaGCGCAAATGATGGTTACATTTAAGAAAGTTTGTATTTTGATCTGGTTTTAACTTTAGTTTGTACTTTAATGGAGTGGGCTTTGGTATCCAGAGAAAACTTTATAGACATatgtcctggctttggctggggtagagttaataatctttctagtagctagaatagtgttatgttttggatttagtatgagaataatgttgataacacactgatgtttttcagttgttgccaagtagtgtttataccaagttaaggatttttcagcttctcatgcccagccagcaagaaggctggaggggtacgagaagttgggaggggacacagccagggcagctgacccagactggctaaaggaatattccacaccatgtttcgtcatgcccagtatataaattggggggagttggGCTCCGGGAgcggggcagatcgctgcttgggaagtaactgggcattggtcgacgagtggtgagcaattgcattgtgcatcacttgttttgtttattccaattcttttactattattgtcattttattattattttcattattcttttcttcctttctgtcctattaaactgttcttatctcaacccatcccactgggtagggggtaAGTAAGCGAGCGGCTCcgtcgtgcttagttgctggctggggttaaaccatgacaacatggAACCAAATAGCGTGTCAAAAAGACATTGCCAGAGCCCTACCATGATGTGCCTAGTGACT from Accipiter gentilis chromosome 22, bAccGen1.1, whole genome shotgun sequence encodes:
- the ACTN1 gene encoding alpha-actinin-1 isoform X9 — translated: MASCSVQTFPESPWGLLVKELDLPLRDWVSHLVLSMPGSSSQTFTAWCNSHLRKAGTQIENIEEDFRDGLKLMLLLEVISGERLAKPERGKMRVHKISNVNKALDFIASKGVKLVSIGAEEIVDGNVKMTLGMIWTIILRFAIQDISVEETSAKEGLLLWCQRKTAPYKNVNIQNFHISWKDGLGFCALIHRHRPELIDYGKLRKDDPLTNLNTAFDVAEKYLDIPKMLDAEDIVGTARPDEKAIMTYVSSFYHAFSGAQKAETAANRICKVLAVNQENEQLMEDYEKLASDLLEWIRRTIPWLENRAPENTMQAMQQKLEDFRDYRRLHKPPKVQEKCQLEINFNTLQTKLRLSNRPAFMPSEGKMVSDINNAWGGLEQAEKGYEEWLLNEIRRLERLDHLAEKFRQKASIHESWTDGKEAMLQQKDYETATLSEIKALLKKHEAFESDLAAHQDRVEQIAAIAQELNELDYYDSPSVNARCQKICDQWDNLGALTQKRREALERTEKLLETIDQLYLEYAKRAAPFNNWMEGAMEDLQDTFIVHTIEEIQGLTTAHEQFKATLPDADKERQAILGIHNEVSKIVQTYHVNMAGTNPYTTITPHEINGKWEHVRQLVPRRDQALMEEHARQQQNERLRKQFGAQANVIGPWIQTKMEEIGRISIEMHGTLEDQLNHLRQYEKSIVNYKPKIDQLEGDHQQIQEALIFDNKHTNYTMEHIRVGWEQLLTTIARTINEVENQILTRDAKGISQEQMNEFRASFNHFDRKKTGMMDCEDFRACLISMGYNMVM
- the ACTN1 gene encoding alpha-actinin-1 isoform X6, which codes for MASCSVQTFPESPWGLLVKELDLPLRDWVSHLVLSMPGSSSQTFTAWCNSHLRKAGTQIENIEEDFRDGLKLMLLLEVISGERLAKPERGKMRVHKISNVNKALDFIASKGVKLVSIGAEEIVDGNVKMTLGMIWTIILRFAIQDISVEETSAKEGLLLWCQRKTAPYKNVNIQNFHISWKDGLGFCALIHRHRPELIDYGKLRKDDPLTNLNTAFDVAEKYLDIPKMLDAEDIVGTARPDEKAIMTYVSSFYHAFSGAQKAETAANRICKVLAVNQENEQLMEDYEKLASDLLEWIRRTIPWLENRAPENTMQAMQQKLEDFRDYRRLHKPPKVQEKCQLEINFNTLQTKLRLSNRPAFMPSEGKMVSDINNAWGGLEQAEKGYEEWLLNEIRRLERLDHLAEKFRQKASIHESWTDGKEAMLQQKDYETATLSEIKALLKKHEAFESDLAAHQDRVEQIAAIAQELNELDYYDSPSVNARCQKICDQWDNLGALTQKRREALERTEKLLETIDQLYLEYAKRAAPFNNWMEGAMEDLQDTFIVHTIEEIQGLTTAHEQFKATLPDADKERQAILGIHNEVSKIVQTYHVNMAGTNPYTTITPHEINGKWEHVRQLVPRRDQALMEEHARQQQNERLRKQFGAQANVIGPWIQTKMEEIGRISIEMHGTLEDQLNHLRQYEKSIVNYKPKIDQLEGDHQQIQEALIFDNKHTNYTMEHIRVGWEQLLTTIARTINEVENQILTRDAKGISQEQMNEFRASFNHFDRGEAEFARIMSIVDPNRLGVVTFQAFIDFMSRETADTDTADQVMASFKILAGDKNYITVDELRRELPPDQAEYCIARMAPYNGRDAVPGALDYMSFSTALYGESDL
- the ACTN1 gene encoding alpha-actinin-1 isoform X5 → MDHYDPQQTNDYMQPEEDWDRDLLLDPAWEKQQRKTFTAWCNSHLRKAGTQIENIEEDFRDGLKLMLLLEVISGERLAKPERGKMRVHKISNVNKALDFIASKGVKLVSIGAEEIVDGNVKMTLGMIWTIILRFAIQDISVEETSAKEGLLLWCQRKTAPYKNVNIQNFHISWKDGLGFCALIHRHRPELIDYGKLRKDDPLTNLNTAFDVAEKYLDIPKMLDAEDIIGTLRPDEKAIMTYVSCYYHAFSGAQKAETAANRICKVLAVNQENEQLMEDYEKLASDLLEWIRRTIPWLENRAPENTMQAMQQKLEDFRDYRRLHKPPKVQEKCQLEINFNTLQTKLRLSNRPAFMPSEGKMVSDINNAWGGLEQAEKGYEEWLLNEIRRLERLDHLAEKFRQKASIHESWTDGKEAMLQQKDYETATLSEIKALLKKHEAFESDLAAHQDRVEQIAAIAQELNELDYYDSPSVNARCQKICDQWDNLGALTQKRREALERTEKLLETIDQLYLEYAKRAAPFNNWMEGAMEDLQDTFIVHTIEEIQGLTTAHEQFKATLPDADKERQAILGIHNEVSKIVQTYHVNMAGTNPYTTITPHEINGKWEHVRQLVPRRDQALMEEHARQQQNERLRKQFGAQANVIGPWIQTKMEEIGRISIEMHGTLEDQLNHLRQYEKSIVNYKPKIDQLEGDHQQIQEALIFDNKHTNYTMEHIRVGWEQLLTTIARTINEVENQILTRDAKGISQEQMNEFRASFNHFDRKKTGMMDCEDFRACLISMGYNMGEAEFARIMSIVDPNRLGVVTFQAFIDFMSRETADTDTADQVMASFKILAGDKNYITVDELRRELPPDQAEYCIARMAPYNGRDAVPGALDYMSFSTALYGESDL